The following is a genomic window from Antechinus flavipes isolate AdamAnt ecotype Samford, QLD, Australia chromosome 3, AdamAnt_v2, whole genome shotgun sequence.
GCTctgtgggaggggggagggggagtccGGAGGaagcgccccctccccccaccgtTTGTCGGGGGCGCCGGCGACCGCGTGCTTCCCTTCCCAGGTATTACTACAACAAGCGCATCCTCCACAAGACCAAAGGCAAGAGGTTCACCTACAAGTTCAACTTCAGCAAAGTCGTGCTGGTCAACTACCCCCTGCTGGACATGGCGGCGGCGCCTCTGCTGCTCGCCCCGGGGCCCTTTGGAGGGGCGGCGGGGCCCGACGGCCCTCCCCTCACCCCCGAGGTGAGCCGGCCGAGCGGGAGGCCCGGGTCCCGGAAGGGGCAAGGGTGGGGGGCGTCGGGATTATGGAGCCCCCCAAGGAAGTAGGACTCGACACCCGGTCCCGGGGACGACTCCTGAGCCGCAAAGGAAGAATGGACTTCCGGGGTGAGGGACAGAAGGACAGGACGTTGGGGTCCCTGGTTGGGGGAGCCCAGGAGGACGCCAGGGACCTGGGAACAAGCTATCTGCGCCTCGGGTGGGGAGGGACCCAGAGGCTTGGGCTCCGGAGGGCTGGGGGTCAGCATATCTGAGGGGGGACGCCGGGTCCCGGCACCAAGGGGCCGGCGTAGTCCTCATTTCCGCTGCCGTCCTCAGACGTTACAGACCCTGTTCTCCACGCCCCGCCTGGAGCCGGGGAGCAGAACCCCGCTGTTCGCTCAGCACCTCTCCGCCCCGGACGCGGACAAGCTGCGGCTGGACGGCCCGTTTCCCTTCCTGGGCTCTGGTGAGACTCCGGGGTAGGGAGGGCGGGCTGCTGCCCCCGGGCTTTGAGACGCTCCGAGGGCTGGGCTGGGGGGCCCCTGACCGCCACTCTCCGTTCTCCTTCCGCACCAGGTACTGCCGGCTACTCGAAACCCCCGGCCCTCCTGAGCCCCTACGGCCGCACCTTCCCTGAATATCCCTGGAACTTTAACCCCTACCTGGCGAGCCCCTTCCCCAAGCTGCCCGCCTCCCTGTACCCCCCGCATTTCTACCCCAACCCCCTGGCGGGATCCTTGGGCCAGCTGCCCACGGGGCCTGGGGGAGGGGGCCCCGCCACAACGCCCCTCCTGGCCGGCCCCGCTGGTGACGGAACGGGGTCCCAGCGCACAAGCCTGGCCCCGGGCGCCCGTCTGACCCTGCCCGGGCCGGGGGTTCCCGAGGTCCCCTCTCTGGGGCCCAAGGAGGAAAGCGACTCCGAGCTGGAGGTGACCGACGTCAGCGGCTGCAGCTCGGACAGCGAGGGCGACGACGGCGTTCCAGGGCCCCCCGAGAGTCAGGGAGGCCGAGGCGGGGCCGGGAGCTGAGGGGCCAGGGGATTGGCGGCATTGGGAACCCTGCCTCCCCCAACAAAAGGGGACGCGGTACCCCCAGGGTCTCCCTCAAAGCTCACTCCCCCTCCCGGGGCCAAGGAACGGCCCGTCCTTCCCGAGCCCCGGGGAGCTGCCTCCTCACTGCCCTTCCCCCCCAGCGGAGAGGGGCGGGGTTCTCCCCGGGCTAGACCAGACGGGGCCATTCCTCCTCGGTCTccgggggggaaggaaggggccGCAGATTTAGGACCTGTCCCTCCCCCcatcagttcctcatctgcaaaacggGGCCCCCAGGTCCTTTCCAGCGCTGAACCCCTCCCGCCTCTCCTGGGGTCAGGGTCTCCTTCCCCACCCAGGCCTAAATCGGAGAACACggtctcttccctccctcccctccccctccccccaagggaGAGGGCCAGTAGTCTCCCCTCACAAAAAGGGACCAGCAGGGAACTCGCAGCCTCCTCCTGAGCCCCCGCCCCTCCCCTCCGAAGGGAGGGGCAAATCTGGCTCCCGGGAAGGGCCTCGGTTTCTCCAGGTGTACagcggtgggggtgggggaggacgGATCTCTTCTCCAAGGCCCCTTCTGGTTCTCCGGTCCACAAACTCCCCTCTGACAGTCTTGCTCCCCCT
Proteins encoded in this region:
- the ERFL gene encoding ETS domain-containing transcription factor ERF-like, with the protein product MNYDKLSRALRYYYNKRILHKTKGKRFTYKFNFSKVVLVNYPLLDMAAAPLLLAPGPFGGAAGPDGPPLTPETLQTLFSTPRLEPGSRTPLFAQHLSAPDADKLRLDGPFPFLGSGTAGYSKPPALLSPYGRTFPEYPWNFNPYLASPFPKLPASLYPPHFYPNPLAGSLGQLPTGPGGGGPATTPLLAGPAGDGTGSQRTSLAPGARLTLPGPGVPEVPSLGPKEESDSELEVTDVSGCSSDSEGDDGVPGPPESQGGRGGAGS